In Amaranthus tricolor cultivar Red isolate AtriRed21 chromosome 3, ASM2621246v1, whole genome shotgun sequence, a single window of DNA contains:
- the LOC130808866 gene encoding protein LAX PANICLE 2-like, with product MTMVPAPKLSKPLHFFNGGCGGASSDMILTRFTDGTKTSGDGFVHQGFNNNKINGINNCVLESDLGNSNQNNNNNNNLVFMAEEEEHSRTSNTSVNDAAAAITPAIASSSPIRSSRDETSNLSPYSDHHDNHDSWLQLGLGGATTTHLKTGGGNGGGSGGGGGSGSSLMLELNLGSGTHGGISIHETTSLESRSVIPQRPLDFSSNPFVCHPQHSMIPVLPSFLQSQILVPQPLLSNDHHNQQLSWGYVNQRTLAVGGGCSSLSPSSSSSMPSIQPGQTDGGSFLTRPFTPAGSSVDAADSEYRLIYPPPRRPHSGIWFTLQASFPQSREPFLPQVSKSFLRIKDGRMTIGVVKKYLANKLGLDSESEVEIRCRGHELLPFLTLQHVRDNIWSPREGAVTLLPDSSTSDHLMVLNYARSSTYLLPTST from the exons atgaCTATGGTTCCTGCTCCAAAGCTATCAAAACCCCTTCATTTTTTTAATGGTGGTTGTGGTGGTGCTTCTTCTGATATGATCTTGACCCGATTCACTGATGGTACTAAAACTTCTGGTGATGGGTTTGTTCATCAAGGtttcaacaataacaaaatcaATGGTATTAATAACTGTGTTTTAGAATCTGATTTAGGGAATTCTAAccagaataataataataataataatttagtatttatggctgaagaagaagaacattCTAGAACATCTAATACTAGTGTTAATGATGCTGCTGCTGCTATCACTCCTGCTATTGCATCTTCTTCTCCAATCAGATCATCACGAGATGAAACATCAAATCTTTCGCCGTATTCTGATCATCATGATAATCATGATAGCTGGTTACAGTTAGGTTTAGGAGGGGCGACGACGACTCATTTAAAGACTGGTGGAGGAAACGGCGGAGGAAGCGGCGGTGGAGGAGGAAGTGGGTCGTCGTTGATGCTTGAGTTAAACCTAGGAAGTGGGACCCACGGAGGGATAAGTATACATGAAACGACGTCGTTAGAGTCTAGATCAGTTATTCCCCAACGTCCACTTGATTTTAGTAGTAATCCTTTTGTTTGTCATCCACAACATTCAATGATTCCTGTACTTCCATCTTTTTTACAATCTCAAATTCTTGTTCCTCAACCATTATTATCAAATGATCATCATAATCAACAATTAAGTTGGGGATATGTTAATCAGAGAACATTAGCAGTTGGCGGCGGTTGTTCTTCGTTatctccttcttcttcatcctctatGCCTTCTATACAACCGGGTCAAACTGATGGTGGTTCCTTTTTAACCCGCCCATTTACACCAGCCGGGTCATCGGTTGATGCTGCAGATTCTGAATATAGACTTATTTATCCTCCTCCAAGAAGACCTCATTCTGGCATTTGGTTTACCCTTCAAGCTTCTTTTCCACA ATCACGAGAGCCATTTTTGCCTCAAGTATCCAAGAGTTTTCTCAGgattaa AGATGGAAGAATGACAATTGGAGTAGTGAAGAAATATTTGGCTAACAAGCTTGGATTGGATAGCGAATCTGAG GTAGAAATAAGATGTAGAGGGCATGAACTATTACCATTCTTGACGTTGCAGCATGTAAGAGACAATATTTGGAGTCCAAGGGAAGGTGCTGTCACTTTGCTTCCTGATTCCTCAACCTCTGATCAtcttatggttttaaattaTGCTAGAAGTTCCACGTACTTGCTTCCTACCTCTACCTAA